One segment of Kogia breviceps isolate mKogBre1 chromosome 14, mKogBre1 haplotype 1, whole genome shotgun sequence DNA contains the following:
- the PLTP gene encoding phospholipid transfer protein isoform X2 has protein sequence MALFGALFLALLAGAQAELPGCKIRITSTALELVKQEGLRFLEQELETITIPDLRGREGQFYYNISEVKVMELQLTSSELNFQPEQELMLQINNGSLGLRFRRQLLYWFFYDGGYINASAEGVSIHTALQLSRDPTGRMKVSNVSCQASVSRMHAAFGGTFKKVYEFLSMFITSGMRFLLNQQICPVLYHAGTVLLNSLLETVPVRSAVDEFVGIDYSLLKDPVASASSLDMEFRGAFFPLADSNWGLRNRAVEPQLPEAERMVYVAFSEFFFDSAMESYFQAGALKLSLVGAKVPHDLDMLLRATYFGNIVLLSPAVINSPLKLELRVTAPPRCTIKPSGTTISVTASVTIALVPPNQPKVKLSSMTMDARLSAKMALQGKVLRTQLDLRRFRIYSNESALESLALIPLQAPLKTMLQIGVMPMLNERTWRGVQIPLPEGIDFVREVVTNHAGFLTIGADLHFAKGLREVIEKNRPANTRNPRAPSAPPPSMAAV, from the exons ATGGCCCTCTTCGGGGCCCTGTTTCTAGCGCTGCTGGCAGGCGCTCAGGCCGAGCTCCCCGGCTGCAAGATCCGCATCACCTCCACGGCGCTTGAGCTAG TGAAGCAGGAGGGTTTGCGCTTTCTGGAGCAAGAGCTGGAGACCATCACCATTCCGGACCTGCGGGGTCGAGAGGGCCAGTTCTACTACAACATCTCTGA GGTGAAGGTCATGGAGCTGCAGCTGACATCCTCTGAGCTCAATTTCCAGCCAGAGCAGGAGCTGATGCTACAGATCAACAATGGCTCCTTGGGGCTGCGCTTCCGGAGACAGCTCCTCTACTGGTTCTT CTACGATGGGGGATATATCAACGCCTCTGCCGAGGGTGTCTCCATCCACACTGCTCTGCAGCTCTCCCGGGATCCCACTGGCCGGATGAAAGTGTCCAACGTCTCCTGCCAGGCCTCTGTCTCCAGAATGCATGCAGCCTTTGGGGGAACCTTCAA GAAGGTGTATGAATTCCTCTCCATGTTCATCACCTCAGGGATGCGCTTCCTCCTCAACCAGCAG ATCTGCCCCGTGCTCTACCATGCAGGGACCGTGCTTCTCAACTCCCTGCTGGAGACCGTGCCTG TGCGCAGCGCTGTGGACGAGTTCGTTGGCATTGACTACTCCCTCCTGAAGGATCCCGTGGCCTCCGCCAGCAGTCTGGACATGGAATTCCGG GGGGCCTTCTTTCCCCTGGCCGACAGCAACTGGGGCCTGCGCAATCGGGCGGTGGAGCCCCAGCTGCCCGAGGCAGAGAGGATGGTATATGTGGCCTTCTCTGAGTTCTTCTTCGACTCCGCCATGGAGAGCTACTTCCAGGCAGGGGCCCTGAAGCTGTCGCTGGTGGGGGCCAAG GTGCCCCACGATCTGGACATGCTGCTGAGGGCCACCTACTTTGGGAACATCGTCCTGCTG AGCCCGGCAGTGATCAACTCTCCGCTGAAGCTGGAGCTGCGGGTCACGGCGCCACCACGCTGCACCATCAAGCCCTCGGGCACCACCATCTCTGTCACTGCCAGTGTCACCATCGCCCTGGTCCCACCCAATCAGCCCAAGGTCAAGCTGTCCAGCATGACCATG GATGCCCGTCTCAGCGCCAAGATGGCACTCCAGGGGAAGGTGCTGCGCACACAGCTGGACCTGCGCAG GTTCCGAATCTACTCAAACGAGTCTGCGTTAGAGTCGCTGGCA ctgaTCCCACTGCAGGCCCCTCTGAAGACCATGCTGCAGATTGGGGTCATGCCCATGCTCAATG AGCGGACCTGGCGTGGGGTGCAGATCCCACTCCCCGAGGGTATTGACTTTGTGCGCGAGGTGGTGACAAACCACGCG GGTTTCCTCACCATCGGGGCTGACCTCCACTTTGCCAAAGGGCTGCGAGAGGTGATTGAGAAGAACCGGCCTGCCAACACCAGGAACCCCCGAGCACCCAGTGCCCCGCCACCCTCCATGGCAGCTGTCTGA
- the PLTP gene encoding phospholipid transfer protein isoform X1, translating into MALFGALFLALLAGAQAELPGCKIRITSTALELVKQEGLRFLEQELETITIPDLRGREGQFYYNISEVKVMELQLTSSELNFQPEQELMLQINNGSLGLRFRRQLLYWFFYDGGYINASAEGVSIHTALQLSRDPTGRMKVSNVSCQASVSRMHAAFGGTFKKVYEFLSMFITSGMRFLLNQQICPVLYHAGTVLLNSLLETVPVRSAVDEFVGIDYSLLKDPVASASSLDMEFRGAFFPLADSNWGLRNRAVEPQLPEAERMVYVAFSEFFFDSAMESYFQAGALKLSLVGAKVPHDLDMLLRATYFGNIVLLSPAVINSPLKLELRVTAPPRCTIKPSGTTISVTASVTIALVPPNQPKVKLSSMTMDARLSAKMALQGKVLRTQLDLRRFRIYSNESALESLAVSWEWRGGPGLGLRGAAKASPPSTGCPDFLPPPSQLIPLQAPLKTMLQIGVMPMLNERTWRGVQIPLPEGIDFVREVVTNHAGFLTIGADLHFAKGLREVIEKNRPANTRNPRAPSAPPPSMAAV; encoded by the exons ATGGCCCTCTTCGGGGCCCTGTTTCTAGCGCTGCTGGCAGGCGCTCAGGCCGAGCTCCCCGGCTGCAAGATCCGCATCACCTCCACGGCGCTTGAGCTAG TGAAGCAGGAGGGTTTGCGCTTTCTGGAGCAAGAGCTGGAGACCATCACCATTCCGGACCTGCGGGGTCGAGAGGGCCAGTTCTACTACAACATCTCTGA GGTGAAGGTCATGGAGCTGCAGCTGACATCCTCTGAGCTCAATTTCCAGCCAGAGCAGGAGCTGATGCTACAGATCAACAATGGCTCCTTGGGGCTGCGCTTCCGGAGACAGCTCCTCTACTGGTTCTT CTACGATGGGGGATATATCAACGCCTCTGCCGAGGGTGTCTCCATCCACACTGCTCTGCAGCTCTCCCGGGATCCCACTGGCCGGATGAAAGTGTCCAACGTCTCCTGCCAGGCCTCTGTCTCCAGAATGCATGCAGCCTTTGGGGGAACCTTCAA GAAGGTGTATGAATTCCTCTCCATGTTCATCACCTCAGGGATGCGCTTCCTCCTCAACCAGCAG ATCTGCCCCGTGCTCTACCATGCAGGGACCGTGCTTCTCAACTCCCTGCTGGAGACCGTGCCTG TGCGCAGCGCTGTGGACGAGTTCGTTGGCATTGACTACTCCCTCCTGAAGGATCCCGTGGCCTCCGCCAGCAGTCTGGACATGGAATTCCGG GGGGCCTTCTTTCCCCTGGCCGACAGCAACTGGGGCCTGCGCAATCGGGCGGTGGAGCCCCAGCTGCCCGAGGCAGAGAGGATGGTATATGTGGCCTTCTCTGAGTTCTTCTTCGACTCCGCCATGGAGAGCTACTTCCAGGCAGGGGCCCTGAAGCTGTCGCTGGTGGGGGCCAAG GTGCCCCACGATCTGGACATGCTGCTGAGGGCCACCTACTTTGGGAACATCGTCCTGCTG AGCCCGGCAGTGATCAACTCTCCGCTGAAGCTGGAGCTGCGGGTCACGGCGCCACCACGCTGCACCATCAAGCCCTCGGGCACCACCATCTCTGTCACTGCCAGTGTCACCATCGCCCTGGTCCCACCCAATCAGCCCAAGGTCAAGCTGTCCAGCATGACCATG GATGCCCGTCTCAGCGCCAAGATGGCACTCCAGGGGAAGGTGCTGCGCACACAGCTGGACCTGCGCAG GTTCCGAATCTACTCAAACGAGTCTGCGTTAGAGTCGCTGGCAGTGAGCTGGGAATGGCGGggtgggccagggctggggttgAGGGGGGCAGCGAAGGCGAGCCCACCCTCTACAGGCTGCCCtgacttcctccctcctccctcccagctgaTCCCACTGCAGGCCCCTCTGAAGACCATGCTGCAGATTGGGGTCATGCCCATGCTCAATG AGCGGACCTGGCGTGGGGTGCAGATCCCACTCCCCGAGGGTATTGACTTTGTGCGCGAGGTGGTGACAAACCACGCG GGTTTCCTCACCATCGGGGCTGACCTCCACTTTGCCAAAGGGCTGCGAGAGGTGATTGAGAAGAACCGGCCTGCCAACACCAGGAACCCCCGAGCACCCAGTGCCCCGCCACCCTCCATGGCAGCTGTCTGA
- the PCIF1 gene encoding mRNA (2'-O-methyladenosine-N(6)-)-methyltransferase isoform X1 — translation MANENHGSPREEASLLSHSPGTSNQSQPCSPKPVRLVQDLPEELVHAGWEKCWSRRENRPYYFNRFTNQSLWEMPVLGQHDVISDPLGLNATPLPQDSSLVETPPAENKPRKRQLSEEQPSGNGVKKPKIEIPMTPTGPSVPSSPSVPGTPTLKIWGTSPEDKQQAALLRPTEVYWDLDIQTNAVIKHRGPSEVLPPHPEVELLRSQLILKLRQHYRELCQQREGIEPPRESFNRWMLERKVVDKGSDPLLPSNCEPVVSPSMFREIMNDIPIRLSRIKFREEAKRLLFKYAEAARRLIESRSASPDSRKVVKWNVEDTFSWLRKDHSASKEDYMDRLEHLRRQCGPHVSAAAKDSVEGICSKIYHISLEYAKRIREKHLAILKENNIPEEVEAPEVEPRLVYCYPVRLAVSAPPMPSVEMHVENNVVCIRYKGEMVKVSRNYFSKLWLLYRYSCIDDSAFERFLPRVWCLLRRYQMMFGVGLYEGTGLQGSLPVHVFEALHRLFGVSFECFASPLNCYFRQYCSAFPDTDGYFGSRGPCLDFSPLSGSFEANPPFCEELMDAMVSHFEKLLESSPEPLSFIVFIPEWREPPTPALTRMEQSRFKRHQLVLPAFEHEYRSGSQHVCKKEEMHYKAVHSTAVLFLQNEPGFAKWGPTPERLQELSAAYRQSGRSHGSVGSSSSSSEAKDRDSGREQGPSREPHST, via the exons ATGGCCAATGAGAATCACGGCAGCCCCCGGGAGGAAGCATCCTTGTTGAGTCACTCCCCAGGCACCTCCAATCAGAGCCAGCCCTGTTCTCCAAAGCCCGTCCGCCTGGTGCAGGACCTCCCAG AGGAGCTGGTGCACGCCGGCTGGGAGAAGTGCTGGAGCAGAAGGGAGAACCGTCCCTACTACTTCAACCGATTCACCAACCAGTCCCTGTGGGAGATGCCTGTGCTGGGCCAGCACGATGTGATT TCGGACCCTTTGGGGCTGAATGCGACCCCCCTGCCCCAAGACTCAAGCTTGGTGGAAACCCCCCCGGCTGAGAACAAGCCCCGAAAGCGGCAGCTCTCGGAAGAGCAGCCCAGCGGCAATGGTGTGAAGAAGCCCAAG ATTGAAATCCCCATGACACCCACAGGCCCGTCAGTGCCCAGCTCCCCCAGCGTCCCAGGAACCCCAACCCTGAAGATTTGGGGGACATCCCCTGAAGATAAACAGCAGGCAGCTCTCCTCCGACCCACTGA GGTGTACTGGGATCTCGACATTCAGACCAACGCTGTCATCAAGCACCGGGGGCCATCAGAGGTGCTGCCTCCACATCCCGAGGTGGAGCTGCTCCGTTCCCAGCTCATCCTGAAGCTTCGGCAGCACTACCGGGAGCTGTGCCAGCAGCGAGAGG GCATCGAGCCCCCCCGGGAATCCTTCAACCGCTGGATGTTGGAGCGCAAGGTCGTGGACAAAGGCTCTGATCCCCTGTTGCCGAGCAACTGCGAACCGGTCGTGTCACCTTCCATGTTTCGTGAAATCATGAATGACATTCCCATCAG GTTATCCCGAATCAAGTTCCGGGAGGAAGCCAAGCGTCTGCTCTTCAAATATGCAGAGGCTGCCAGGCGGCTCATCGAGTCCAG GAGTGCATCTCCCGACAGCAGGAAGGTGGTCAAGTGGAACGTGGAGGATACCTTCAGCTGGCTGCGGAAGGACCACTCCGCCTCCAAGGAGGACTATATG GACCGCCTGGAGCACCTACGGAGACAGTGCGGCCCGCACGTCTCGGCCGCGGCCAAGGACTCCGTGGAGGGCATCTGCAGTAAGATCTACCACATCTCCCTGGAGTACGCCAAACGGATCCGAGAGAAGCACCTTGCCATTCTCAAGGAAAACAACATCCCAG AGGAGGTGGAGGCCCCTGAGGTGGAGCCCCGCCTGGTGTACTGCTACCCGGTACGGCTGGCTGTGTCTGCACCTCCCATGCCCAGCGTGGAAATGCACGTGGAGAATAACGTGGTCTGCATCCGGTATAAGGGCGAGATGGTCAAGGTCAGCCGCAACTACTTCAGCAAGCTG TGGCTCCTTTACCGCTACAGCTGCATCGACGATTCTGCCTTTGAGAGGTTTCTGCCCCGAGTCTGGTGTCTTCTCCGCCGGTACCAG ATGATGTTCGGCGTGGGCCTCTACGAGGGGACAGGCCTGCAGGGGTCGCTGCCCGTGCACGTCTTCGAGGCCCTCCACCGACTTTTCGGCGTCAGCTTCGAGTGCTTCGCCTCACCCCTCAACTGCTACTTTCGCCAGTACTGCTCCGCCTTCCCCGACACGGACGGCTACTTTGGCTCCCGTGG GCCCTGCCTGGACTTCTCCCCGCTGAGTGGTTCCTTCGAGGCCAACCCTCCCTTCTGCGAGGAGCTCATGGACGCCATGGTCTCTCACTTCGAG AAACTGCTCGAGAGCTCGCCAGAGCCCCTGTCCTTCATCGTGTTCATCCCCGAGTGGCGGGAACCCCCAACCCCAGCGCTCACCCGCATGGAGCAGAGCCGCTTCAAGCGCCACCAGCTGGTCCTGCCCGCCTTCGAGCACGAGTACCGCAGCGGCTCCCAGCACGTCTGCAAGAA GGAGGAAATGCACTACAAGGCCGTCCACAGCACGGCCGTGCTCTTCCTACAGAACGAGCCTGGATTTGCCAAGTGGGGGCCAACGCCCGAGCGGCTGCAGGAGTTGAGCG
- the PCIF1 gene encoding mRNA (2'-O-methyladenosine-N(6)-)-methyltransferase isoform X2: MANENHGSPREEASLLSHSPGTSNQSQPCSPKPVRLVQDLPEELVHAGWEKCWSRRENRPYYFNRFTNQSLWEMPVLGQHDVISDPLGLNATPLPQDSSLVETPPAENKPRKRQLSEEQPSGNGVKKPKIEIPMTPTGPSVPSSPSVPGTPTLKIWGTSPEDKQQAALLRPTEVYWDLDIQTNAVIKHRGPSEVLPPHPEVELLRSQLILKLRQHYRELCQQREGIEPPRESFNRWMLERKVVDKGSDPLLPSNCEPVVSPSMFREIMNDIPIRLSRIKFREEAKRLLFKYAEAARRLIESRSASPDSRKVVKWNVEDTFSWLRKDHSASKEDYMDRLEHLRRQCGPHVSAAAKDSVEGICSKIYHISLEYAKRIREKHLAILKENNIPEEVEAPEVEPRLVYCYPVRLAVSAPPMPSVEMHVENNVVCIRYKGEMVKVSRNYFSKLWLLYRYSCIDDSAFERFLPRVWCLLRRYQMMFGVGLYEGTGLQGSLPVHVFEALHRLFGVSFECFASPLNCYFRQYCSAFPDTDGYFGSRGPCLDFSPLSGSFEANPPFCEELMDAMVSHFEGGNALQGRPQHGRALPTERAWICQVGANARAAAGVERRLPAVGPQPWLCRLLVVLLGGQGPGLRPRAGPQPGASLHLTHPAGRRSPRVLVWTAGAQASWG; this comes from the exons ATGGCCAATGAGAATCACGGCAGCCCCCGGGAGGAAGCATCCTTGTTGAGTCACTCCCCAGGCACCTCCAATCAGAGCCAGCCCTGTTCTCCAAAGCCCGTCCGCCTGGTGCAGGACCTCCCAG AGGAGCTGGTGCACGCCGGCTGGGAGAAGTGCTGGAGCAGAAGGGAGAACCGTCCCTACTACTTCAACCGATTCACCAACCAGTCCCTGTGGGAGATGCCTGTGCTGGGCCAGCACGATGTGATT TCGGACCCTTTGGGGCTGAATGCGACCCCCCTGCCCCAAGACTCAAGCTTGGTGGAAACCCCCCCGGCTGAGAACAAGCCCCGAAAGCGGCAGCTCTCGGAAGAGCAGCCCAGCGGCAATGGTGTGAAGAAGCCCAAG ATTGAAATCCCCATGACACCCACAGGCCCGTCAGTGCCCAGCTCCCCCAGCGTCCCAGGAACCCCAACCCTGAAGATTTGGGGGACATCCCCTGAAGATAAACAGCAGGCAGCTCTCCTCCGACCCACTGA GGTGTACTGGGATCTCGACATTCAGACCAACGCTGTCATCAAGCACCGGGGGCCATCAGAGGTGCTGCCTCCACATCCCGAGGTGGAGCTGCTCCGTTCCCAGCTCATCCTGAAGCTTCGGCAGCACTACCGGGAGCTGTGCCAGCAGCGAGAGG GCATCGAGCCCCCCCGGGAATCCTTCAACCGCTGGATGTTGGAGCGCAAGGTCGTGGACAAAGGCTCTGATCCCCTGTTGCCGAGCAACTGCGAACCGGTCGTGTCACCTTCCATGTTTCGTGAAATCATGAATGACATTCCCATCAG GTTATCCCGAATCAAGTTCCGGGAGGAAGCCAAGCGTCTGCTCTTCAAATATGCAGAGGCTGCCAGGCGGCTCATCGAGTCCAG GAGTGCATCTCCCGACAGCAGGAAGGTGGTCAAGTGGAACGTGGAGGATACCTTCAGCTGGCTGCGGAAGGACCACTCCGCCTCCAAGGAGGACTATATG GACCGCCTGGAGCACCTACGGAGACAGTGCGGCCCGCACGTCTCGGCCGCGGCCAAGGACTCCGTGGAGGGCATCTGCAGTAAGATCTACCACATCTCCCTGGAGTACGCCAAACGGATCCGAGAGAAGCACCTTGCCATTCTCAAGGAAAACAACATCCCAG AGGAGGTGGAGGCCCCTGAGGTGGAGCCCCGCCTGGTGTACTGCTACCCGGTACGGCTGGCTGTGTCTGCACCTCCCATGCCCAGCGTGGAAATGCACGTGGAGAATAACGTGGTCTGCATCCGGTATAAGGGCGAGATGGTCAAGGTCAGCCGCAACTACTTCAGCAAGCTG TGGCTCCTTTACCGCTACAGCTGCATCGACGATTCTGCCTTTGAGAGGTTTCTGCCCCGAGTCTGGTGTCTTCTCCGCCGGTACCAG ATGATGTTCGGCGTGGGCCTCTACGAGGGGACAGGCCTGCAGGGGTCGCTGCCCGTGCACGTCTTCGAGGCCCTCCACCGACTTTTCGGCGTCAGCTTCGAGTGCTTCGCCTCACCCCTCAACTGCTACTTTCGCCAGTACTGCTCCGCCTTCCCCGACACGGACGGCTACTTTGGCTCCCGTGG GCCCTGCCTGGACTTCTCCCCGCTGAGTGGTTCCTTCGAGGCCAACCCTCCCTTCTGCGAGGAGCTCATGGACGCCATGGTCTCTCACTTCGAG GGAGGAAATGCACTACAAGGCCGTCCACAGCACGGCCGTGCTCTTCCTACAGAACGAGCCTGGATTTGCCAAGTGGGGGCCAACGCCCGAGCGGCTGCAGGAGTTGAGCG